A genomic window from Heptranchias perlo isolate sHepPer1 chromosome 20, sHepPer1.hap1, whole genome shotgun sequence includes:
- the LOC137335611 gene encoding zinc finger protein 84-like: protein MLSHQRVHTGERPYCCFVCGKRFTQSSNLLTHQRGHTGERPFSCSVCKKRFTQSSSLLSHQRVHSDERPFKCSDCEKRFKSKSNLLTHQRIHTGERPFTSSVCGKGFTDSSELLSHQRVHTDERPFECSDCEKRFKSKRNLLTHQRTHTGLKPITRSQHKKRFTRSSHLLSHQRVHSNERPFKCSDCGKSFKSRNELWRHQRTHTGERPFTRSQHKKRFTRSSHLLSHQRVHTGERPFTCSVRKKRFTRSSHLLSYQRVHTDKTPFKCSDCGKRFKSKINLLTHQRTHTGERPFICFVCKKRFTRSSHLLSHQRVHTDERPFKCPDCEKSFKSRNELWRHQRTHTGERPFTCSVCKKRFTRSSHLLTHQQVHSEERPFKCPDCEKSFKSRNELWRHQRTHTGERPFTCSVCKKRFTRSSHLLSHQRVHSDERPFKCSDCEKRFKSRNELLRHQRTHTGERPFTCSVCKKRFTRSSHLLTHQRTHPHVLTARSVLKAQMIC, encoded by the coding sequence atgctgtcacaccaacgagttcacactggggagaggccgtactGCTGctttgtgtgtgggaagagattcactcagtcatccaaccttctCACACACCAACgaggtcacactggggagaggccgttctcctgctccgtgtgtaagaagagattcactcagtcatccagccttctgtcacaccagcgagttcactctgatgagagaccttttaaatgttctgactgtgagaagagatttaaaagcaaaagtaatctgctgacacaccaacgcattcacactggggagaggccgttcacctcctctgtgtgcgggaagggattcactgatTCATCTGAActgctgtcacaccagcgagttcacactgatgagagaccttttgaatgttctgactgtgagaagaggtttaaaagcaaaaggaatctgctgacacaccaacgcactcacactgggttgAAACCGATCACCCGCTCTCAgcataagaagagattcactcggtcatctcaccttctgtcacaccagcgagttcactccaatgagagaccttttaaatgttctgactgtgggaaaagctttaaaagcagaaacgaactgtggagacaccagcgcactcacactggggagaggccgttcacccgcTCTCAgcataagaagagattcactcggtcatcccaccttctgtcacaccagcgagttcacactggggagaggccgttcacttgctccgtgcgtaagaagagattcactcgatcatcccaccttctgtcataccagcgagttcacactgataagacaccttttaaatgttctgactgtgggaagaggtttaaaagcaaaattaatctgctaacacaccaacgtactcacactggggagaggccgttcatctgcttcgtgtgtaagaagagatttactcggtcatcccaccttctgtcacaccaacgggttcacactgatgagagaccttttaaatgtcctgactgtgagaaaagctttaaaagcagaaacgaactgtggagacaccaacgcactcacactggggagagaccgttcacctgctccgtgtgtaagaagagattcactcggtcatcacaccttctgacacaccagcaagttcactctgaagagagaccttttaaatgtcctgactgtgagaaaagctttaaaagcagaaacgaactgtggagacaccaacgcactcacactggggagagaccgttcacctgctccgtgtgtaagaagagattcactcggtcatctcaccttctgtcacaccagcgagttcactctgatgagagaccttttaaatgttctgactgtgaaaagaggtttaaaagcagaaacgaactgctgagacaccaacgcactcacactggggagaggccgttcacctgctccgtgtgtaagaagagattcactcggtcatctcacCTTCTGACACATCAACGTACTCACCCTCATGTTCTGACTGCGAGAAgtgttttaaaagcacaaatgatctgctga